The genomic stretch GGGCGACCATGGTTGCGAAGCCGTAGAAGAAGGCGAGCGCGAAGGGAATGCCGATCACGGCGAAGGGCAGCGCCCAGGCAAAGTCGTCGGCCTCGACCAGCAGCGCCGAGCCGATCCACCAGAGACCAGCGAGAAAATAGCCGAAACCGAACCACCAGCCGACGGCGAAGGCCGGCCGCAGGCGCCGGAACAGGCTGCCGGAGGCCTCGCCTGTGGCGCCGTCGAGCAGCCAGACCAGCAGCGGAAACGAGATGAAACAGGCGGCGAAGAAATCGTAGGGCGCCTGGCCAAGCACCGCCAGGGCGCCAGCAAGAAACGCCACGAGCGCGCGCCGCCAACCCCAAAGCAGAATTATCCGGCCGGCAAGGCGCTCCATGCATACTTCCGAGTCGCGCGAATCAGGACGCAAGATTTATCAGCCCCCGGCCTGCGCTCCAAACGCCGACCTGTCAGCCGCCACGTCCCCACCGCCGCTCTACCTATGCCAGCCCTCGATGCGCAGGCCACTCAAGCGTTCTGCCTCTTCGCGGGGGACGGAACGGATGGGCTGGGTGAATGTCCAGACATGGCGTTCGGGATCGCGGGCCCGGTACTGGCGTTCGCCGTAGAACTGGTCCGCCGGCTCCTGGATTATGTCAGCGCCCGCCGCTCGCGACTGTTCGCAATGCGCATCCAGGGCGTCCTTGAGCCTGACATACACAGACTGCGTGTTCTTGCCCGAGACCGAAGCCGGGCTGGCGACATACTCACTCCATTCGGAATCGACGATGAGATAGCAATCGCCAAACCGCATCTCGGCATGGACCAGCTTTCCGTCGGCATCGCTGACCACCATGCTGCGCTCGAAGCCGAAAGCAGCTTCCAGCCACGCCAGCGCCGCACGGGGATCCCTGTAGAAGACCCCAGACCCCAGACTCGCGTGCTTGAAAGGGTCGTCGATCGTCATCGGGCCAGCGGAAAACTCACGCCTGTTCGGTGCGGACCGTGGCGCGCCGGCGGCGCTCGCTTTTCTGGCTCTGGACGATGCGCACGCGCTTGACGCGGCGCGGATCGGCATCGAGCACGTGGAACTCGAAGCCCGGAATAGCCTGCACCACCTCACCGCGTGCCGGCACACGGCCAAGCGTGTTGAAGATCATGCCGCCAATGGTGTCGACATATTCGCCATGTTCGCCGGCGGCGAAATCCTCGCCGATCATCTTGGCGACCTCGTCGATCTCGGCCTTGCCGTCGACGATGAAGACGCCGTCACCGGCCTGGGTGATCATCGGCTCGTCATCGTCATGCTCGTCCTCGATGTCGCCGACGACCATCTCGACAATGTCCTCGAGCGAGACAAGCCCATCCGTACCGCCATATTCATCGATGACCAGCGCCATCTGCGTGCGCGTCGTCTGCATGCGGCCCATCAGGTCGGAAGCAAGCATCGATGGCGGCACGAACAGAACCTGGCGGATCAGATTGAGCTCGCCGATGGTGCGGGCTAGGTCGACCTGGGCGAGATCCAGTTGCGTGGCGACGGGGGTCTTTCTGGTCGTGCGGCCCTTCTTGACGCGCGCAAGCTTGGTGATGTGGGCCAGCACGTCGCGGATATGGACCATGCCGCGCGGATCGTCGAGCGTCTCGGAATAGACCGGCATGCGGGAATGGCCGGATTGCTCGAAGGTGCCCAGGAGGTCGCCGAGCGTCGTGGTGATCTCGACCGCCTCGATGTCGGCGCGCGGCACCATGACGTCCTCGACGCGCACTTCGCGCAGCCGCAGGATGTTGTTGAGCATGGCGCGCTCGCCAGGCGAGAAGGATTCGGCGTCGCTCGCCGTCTCGGCCAGCGCGCCGGCGATTTCTTCACGCAGGCTGGTGCCGTTGCGTTGCCTGAACAGGCCCAAAACGCGTTCGAACAAGGAGGGTCCGGCGGGCGAATGCTCGCTGGCAGCGTTGCCGGTGTTGGCAACAGCAGGGGTAACGGTACTCGGACTTGATCCCTCTTCCGACGTATCGGAAGCCTTGGGCGTACTGCCGGCGTCGGGGCGGGCGGCAGTTTCTGGTTTGTCGTTCATCGTCGTCCGGTCAATTGTCAGATGTAGTTACGCGTAGGGATCGGGAATGGCAAGCCTTGCAAGGGCTGCGCGTTCGATGGCTTCCATCTCCTCGGCCTCGGCGTCGGTCTCGTGATCATGGCCCAGCAAATGCAGCAGACCGTGGATGACGAGATGGGTGATATGGTTCTGCACCGGCTTGTCTTCCAGTGCGGCTTCGCGTGAAACCGTCTCGGCCGCGAGCACGATATCGCCCAGCATCGGCGGCAGTGGGCCGCCTCGTGCAAACGGAAAAGCCGGAAAAGACAAGACGTTGGTGGGTTTGTCCTTGCCGCGCCAGTCGGCATTAAGGGTCCGGATATGGGCGTCGTCGGAAAAAACGATGCTGAGTTCGGAACGGCCGGTGACACCGGTCTCGGCGAAAGCAGCGTCAACGGCGCGGTCGACCAGCCGCGTCAGGCTGGCCTCATCGGGCCAGTCGCCCGCTTCGACCGATATATCGATGTCGACGGGAAGATTCCCGTCGCCGGATATTTTGTCCTCAGGCATGAAGCCGCATCGTCAAGATCAATTCTCGGCGCCTAGGCCGCGGGCCAGTTTGGCGTCGCGGTCATAGGCCCTGACGATTTCCGCCACCAGCGGATGGCGAACGACGTCGATATCGTTGAAGCGCACGGTGACCGCGCCGGCCACGCCGTCGAGGACACGTAAGGCTTCGACCAGGCCTGATTTGGTGCTCGGAGGAAGGTCGATCTGAGTCGGATCGCCGGTGACGATCATGCGCGAGTTCTCGCCGAGACGGGTGAGAAACATCTTCATTTGCATCGGCGTGGTGTTCTGCGCCTCGTCGAGGATGACGGCGGCATGCGCCAGCGTGCGGCCACGCATGAAGGCGAGCGGCGCGATTTCGATGACTTCGGCGGCAATGGCGCGCTCGACCTTGTCGGCCGGCATCATGTCGTAGAGCGCGTCATAGAGCGGCCGCAGATACGGATCGACCTTTTCCTTCATGTCGCCAGGAAGGAAGCCCAGCCGTTCACCGGCCTCGACAGCCGGCCGCGACAGGATGATGCGTTCGACCATACCGCGTTCAAGCAGCATCGCTGCATGCGCCACCGCCAGATAGGTCTTGCCGGTACCGGCCGGACCGATACCGAACACCAGTTCCGACCGTTCCAGCGCCCGCATATAGGCGTCCTGGTTGAGCGAACGGGCATAGATGGTCTTCTTGCGGGTGGCTATCTGGGCAGCGGAGACCTTGCCCTTGCGTTCCAGCGTCGGCAGCGTCAGCTGATCGTCGGCGGCGACCGCCATGCGCACGGCGCCATCGACGTCGGACTGGCCGATATCGACGCCCTTCTGCAGAATCCCGTAGAGATTGTCCAAGGCGCGGCGCGCCTGTTCGGCGGCAGAAGCGGACCCCTTGATGGTCAGCTGGTTGCCGCGCGAGCGGATATCGACCCCGAGCTTCTGCTCGAGCCGGGCGAGGTTCTCGTCGAACTGACCGTAAAGGGCGCTGGCAAGCTTGTTGTTGTCGAAAGTCAGAACGATGTGCGCCATGTCAGAAGCCCCAGATGCCGGTACCGGGGGCAGGTTCTTCAGCTCTGCTGCGCTCAACCGTCTCTCCTCATCTGCCGAGACCATCAGGCCAATTCGGCGAACAGGCTGTTGTAGCCCGTCTTCGTGATTCGCACCTGGATAATGTCACCGATTTCGCCGGCCTTTTCATCAACAATAACCGGCTGCAGCCAAGGTGAGCGGCCGACCTTCTGTCCGGCCTGCCGACCAGGCTTCTCGATCAGCGTGTCGATGGTGCTGCCGACAAGGCTCAAGCCGAAATCCTGCTGCTGTTTCAACAGCAGCGCCTGCAGGCGCTGCAGGCGCTCGTCCTTGACCGTTTCCGGCACGTGGTCGGCCATCTCGGCGCCCGGCGTGCCGGGGCGCGGCGAATATTTGAACGAAAAGGCCGAGGCGTAGTTCACCTGGCGCACCAGCTCCATGGTCGCTTCGAAATCGGCCTCCGTCTCGCCGGGGAAGCCGACGATGAAATCGCCGGACAGCGCGATATCCGGCCGGGCAGTGCGGATGCGGTCGAGCAGCGCCAGATAATCGCTGGCCGTATGCCGTCGATTCATCGCTTTGAGGATGCGGTCGGACCCCGATTGCACCGGCAGATGCAGATAAGGCATCAGCGACGGCAGGTCGCGGTGGGCAGCGATCAGTTCGTCGTCCATGTCGCGCGGGTGGCTGGTGGTGTAGCGCAGACGCGCCAGTCCGGGGATTTCGGCCAGCCTGAACAACAGGCGGCCAAGGCCCCATTCCTCGCCATTCTCGCCCTGGCCATGCCAGGCATTGACGTTCTGGCCAAGCAGCGTCACCTCGCGCACGCCGGCATCGGCCAGGCGTTCGGCCTCGGCGACGATCTGCGCCACCGGCCGCGATACTTCCGACCCCCTGGTATAGGGCACGACGCAGAAGGTGCAGAACTTGTCGCAGCCTTCCTGCACGGTGAGGAAGGCGGTGACGCCGCGCTTGATGACCTCGGCGCGCTTCGGCTGTGGCAGATGCTCGAACTTGTCTTCTATGGCGTAGTCGGTCTCGACGATCTTTTCGCCGTTGCGGACTC from Mesorhizobium sp. NZP2077 encodes the following:
- the miaB gene encoding tRNA (N6-isopentenyl adenosine(37)-C2)-methylthiotransferase MiaB, whose protein sequence is MDLNTIESDDIATVAGKPGARAAAAKKVFIKTYGCQMNVYDSQRMGDALAADGYTATDAIDEADLVLLNTCHIREKAAEKVYSELGRIRDMKAERAIAGRELLIGVAGCVAQAEGAEIIRRSPAVDLVIGPQTYHRLPDVLARVRNGEKIVETDYAIEDKFEHLPQPKRAEVIKRGVTAFLTVQEGCDKFCTFCVVPYTRGSEVSRPVAQIVAEAERLADAGVREVTLLGQNVNAWHGQGENGEEWGLGRLLFRLAEIPGLARLRYTTSHPRDMDDELIAAHRDLPSLMPYLHLPVQSGSDRILKAMNRRHTASDYLALLDRIRTARPDIALSGDFIVGFPGETEADFEATMELVRQVNYASAFSFKYSPRPGTPGAEMADHVPETVKDERLQRLQALLLKQQQDFGLSLVGSTIDTLIEKPGRQAGQKVGRSPWLQPVIVDEKAGEIGDIIQVRITKTGYNSLFAELA
- a CDS encoding hemolysin family protein, whose protein sequence is MNDKPETAARPDAGSTPKASDTSEEGSSPSTVTPAVANTGNAASEHSPAGPSLFERVLGLFRQRNGTSLREEIAGALAETASDAESFSPGERAMLNNILRLREVRVEDVMVPRADIEAVEITTTLGDLLGTFEQSGHSRMPVYSETLDDPRGMVHIRDVLAHITKLARVKKGRTTRKTPVATQLDLAQVDLARTIGELNLIRQVLFVPPSMLASDLMGRMQTTRTQMALVIDEYGGTDGLVSLEDIVEMVVGDIEDEHDDDEPMITQAGDGVFIVDGKAEIDEVAKMIGEDFAAGEHGEYVDTIGGMIFNTLGRVPARGEVVQAIPGFEFHVLDADPRRVKRVRIVQSQKSERRRRATVRTEQA
- the ybeY gene encoding rRNA maturation RNase YbeY; this translates as MPEDKISGDGNLPVDIDISVEAGDWPDEASLTRLVDRAVDAAFAETGVTGRSELSIVFSDDAHIRTLNADWRGKDKPTNVLSFPAFPFARGGPLPPMLGDIVLAAETVSREAALEDKPVQNHITHLVIHGLLHLLGHDHETDAEAEEMEAIERAALARLAIPDPYA
- a CDS encoding VOC family protein, giving the protein MTIDDPFKHASLGSGVFYRDPRAALAWLEAAFGFERSMVVSDADGKLVHAEMRFGDCYLIVDSEWSEYVASPASVSGKNTQSVYVRLKDALDAHCEQSRAAGADIIQEPADQFYGERQYRARDPERHVWTFTQPIRSVPREEAERLSGLRIEGWHR
- a CDS encoding PhoH family protein translates to MAHIVLTFDNNKLASALYGQFDENLARLEQKLGVDIRSRGNQLTIKGSASAAEQARRALDNLYGILQKGVDIGQSDVDGAVRMAVAADDQLTLPTLERKGKVSAAQIATRKKTIYARSLNQDAYMRALERSELVFGIGPAGTGKTYLAVAHAAMLLERGMVERIILSRPAVEAGERLGFLPGDMKEKVDPYLRPLYDALYDMMPADKVERAIAAEVIEIAPLAFMRGRTLAHAAVILDEAQNTTPMQMKMFLTRLGENSRMIVTGDPTQIDLPPSTKSGLVEALRVLDGVAGAVTVRFNDIDVVRHPLVAEIVRAYDRDAKLARGLGAEN